A window of Anas acuta chromosome 5, bAnaAcu1.1, whole genome shotgun sequence genomic DNA:
tcatctctgccactgcGCAGCTCTGTGGCCATACTGTGTCCGGGGTAACGGGAGCCTCAGAGTAATCGCTGCTCAGAAAAATGTCCGTATCACCTTGTTGTACCCCAAACATCATCTCAATGAATACGGTTGATCCGGTGTCATCAATCAAACGAAGCATGCAAGACCGTCTGGTTTTCAGTACTTTAACCAGCCATGAAGATGAATGAGGCACAGATTCCCAGGATAATTTTGCCAGCTGCTGGAACCAGGAGGAGACTTTACGCACATCCAAGTAGGAGCGAGTGCACATAGTTCGTAGGAGGCTGGGTTCCTGATTTCTTCTCAGCTCCTCCACAGGGTTgtggaggaagcacagcatattcccaaactcctgctccctccagcaCATGCACTCCAGCTTCACGCGAATACGAGACACCTTTGATGGCAGATTCCATTTGGTGTTCTGCTCCACGTGGAAGGAGTGCCCACGAGGAGCTGTCATGGGAATAAGGCAGCGGTAGACCGTATCACCCTCCCGGGGACTCCAGCCTTCAAAAGCACTGCCCACTCCAATGGGTGTCTGCAGCACTGGAGAGAAAGTGTCCTTAAAGACCCAGTCACAGGCACGGCAAAAGCCGCGCACCATTTCCTCCACAAGCCGGCAGTAGTTGGTCAGGTTTACCTGCTGCCGCTGGATGCTCTCTGCAATAAAAATGGCTGCATTCGATTCATCATTGAGCGCTGGTTCTTCCAAGTCCTCGTCGCTGCTGTCATCAAACACCTCGAACTTTTTACGAAGACAAAACAACAGCCAAATTaagaggagaaccccaagacCGGCCCAGAACTGCCAAGTCTGCATTGAGTCTGCGCCCTCAGCGCCCGCCGAACGTCCCACTGTCAACTGAGCAGCATCTTCATCCAATTGATACCCGACTTCCTGTGGGCTGTTGACTAAGCCCAAAAATGCCAGGAAATAGAAAGCTGCCGAAACCATGgtctgaaagagagagaagcacgtcagtggggctgggtgggagctggatggcggctgagggagctgcggcaCGAGCCTCAGGCCCCTGGGGTCAGGTAGGAGAGGGGGcgagggagctgggaggcagcagggactgtggGCAGTGCCAGCGGGGACAGCCACGAGCCCTGCCCTGGCCCAACCCAGtcttccccctgctgctgcactcaCCAATGGCTCAGGCCAAAGTGAAGCAGCGCTGCCCGCGGCTGCCTTTAAAGCCTCCCCCCCCATTGTGACACGTCCTCTGATGTCACCTGTGCCCACACCGCATCACAGGACCCCCGCCCCACCCTTGGTGCCCACCGCACGTCCCACTACCAACTGAGCAGCAATTTCTCCATGTCCAGCATGCACAGCTTTGGGGCTTGTGGCTAGCAGGGCGTCTGTCAGGCATCTTTGTAGCTGCCACAATCGTCGCTGGCTGTGGGGTTGGAAATCCCTCCTGTGCATGCTTGTCAAAGGGATGGTGGTCAAGAAATGCATGACAGCTCTCTTCCAGGCATGGGTGGCAAGGATCTGTGTTTGACCGAACTATTGTTCCGTCAGTTAAGCGCAAGTTCTGGCTGCTCAGTTAAAgcttaaaaaagttaaaatttttgCCTGAGTCGGCCAGACATCACATTggtgtgctgccatccagacgCTCCTGCAAGCTCCATGTGTTTGATGCCTTCGATAAAATCCGCTTTGTTGAGTTCATTTTTGGAGTGCAACAAGGCGATTCAGACATTTTTCTCAGCAGCGAGAACACTGATGACATCTTTACCCTGGACACAGTACGGCCACAGAGCTGcacagtggcagagatgaagttcTTCCAGTACATAAAAGCGCATGCCCCGCAGGACAGCTACCACCTCAGAtgcatgcagctctgtgcccGTATCATGGTGGGCAATGATTTTACCACCTATGTCTTGAAGACAGTCGTCATGCACCTGCTGAACACCATCCCTTTGGAAAGATGGTGCAGGACGGAGTTTTTGCAGCGCATGGATGACATCATGCAGTGCCTGCACTGCTGCATAGTGGAGAAACGCCTGGACCACTTCTTCTTAGGGAACAAGGAAGTGCCTGACGAGATCACTTTGCACCCAgatttcctaacatccagcccACTCAACCTCTTCCAGCACATGGCAGAGGATCCAAATGTCCATGCCCGGGCACTGCGTGAATTCCAGGAGCTGCGAGATCGGCTCAAAAGACTGTTGACGTTTGGGAACTGAGAGAGGCCTTAAAGCAGAGCTCTCCGGGGcactctgctgacagcaggcgATGACCTCccaccacagaaagaagaggggagaatgCAGGACACAAAAGAGGATGGGAAAACTCCGTGCAGCAACCCACTGCCAAGCGTGGCAAGATCCCCGTGTGGACAATCTACCAAGCGTAGTAACCACTGATGACTACGGTGGCTACAAACTCAACTGCTTGCcacgtgctgcagagctgagcatgctggacatggagaagatgctgctcagTTGGCAGTGGGAATTGCTCCTCCGTGTTCTCTCCACAGCAAAACCACCCTTGCGGGAGGCACACCCCATGCAGCTGCTTGAAGCAGAGGCTTTGTTACCAGCTGGACAGTGACCATCTAGCTCTT
This region includes:
- the LOC137857183 gene encoding inositol 1,4,5-trisphosphate receptor-interacting protein-like 1; translation: MVSAAFYFLAFLGLVNSPQEVGYQLDEDAAQLTVGRSAGAEGADSMQTWQFWAGLGVLLLIWLLFCLRKKFEVFDDSSDEDLEEPALNDESNAAIFIAESIQRQQVNLTNYCRLVEEMVRGFCRACDWVFKDTFSPVLQTPIGVGSAFEGWSPREGDTVYRCLIPMTAPRGHSFHVEQNTKWNLPSKVSRIRVKLECMCWREQEFGNMLCFLHNPVEELRRNQEPSLLRTMCTRSYLDVRKVSSWFQQLAKLSWESVPHSSSWLVKVLKTRRSCMLRLIDDTGSTVFIEMMFGVQQGDTDIFLSSDYSEAPVTPDTVWPQSCAVAEMKFFRNIAANAQQDSFHLGCMQLCARIVLGSYFTSYMMKTVVMHLLNTIPLERWHRREFLQRMDDVVEYLRSCLRKKRLDHFWLGNEQMPEEFILPLDFQTSRPPNLFQDLAKDPDQYTQAHTDFRELQEQLMKMLNFGN